Proteins encoded together in one Terriglobia bacterium window:
- a CDS encoding polyprenyl synthetase family protein: protein MAKTDRDALAAFLADGKRRVEDALDQLVPPLGTPPPPLHEAMRYTLLLPGKRLRGIVVLATAEMLKGNPKDALPLACAVEMVHASSLILDDLPSMDNATLRRGKPTLHLVTGEANAILASVALLNAAYALVFEADGVGEKSRREAARRLARAIGAEGLVGGQVVDLESTGRKVDLDALEFIHSHKTGALFIVAAEFGALAAGGRARDVEALRAYAKNLGLAFQITDDLLDYSGNPGTTGKDAGLDRDKTTFVNLCGIDGARRLVDELIDASAAALRPFGRRAALLQALAEHVRGRDR from the coding sequence ATGGCCAAGACCGACCGCGATGCGCTCGCCGCCTTCCTCGCCGACGGGAAGCGACGGGTCGAGGACGCCCTCGACCAGCTCGTCCCGCCGCTGGGGACGCCGCCGCCGCCGCTCCACGAGGCGATGCGGTACACGCTGCTCCTCCCGGGCAAGCGACTCCGGGGGATCGTGGTGCTCGCCACCGCCGAGATGCTCAAGGGGAACCCTAAGGACGCCCTCCCGCTGGCGTGCGCGGTCGAGATGGTCCACGCGTCGTCCCTGATCCTCGACGACCTCCCCTCGATGGACAACGCGACGCTGCGCCGCGGGAAGCCGACCCTTCACCTCGTCACCGGCGAGGCCAACGCGATCCTGGCGTCGGTGGCGCTCCTCAACGCGGCGTACGCCCTGGTGTTCGAGGCCGACGGCGTCGGCGAGAAGTCCCGGCGCGAGGCGGCCCGCCGGCTGGCGAGGGCGATCGGCGCCGAGGGGCTCGTGGGCGGGCAGGTGGTCGACCTCGAGTCCACCGGGAGGAAAGTGGACCTCGACGCGCTCGAGTTCATCCACAGCCACAAGACGGGGGCGCTGTTCATCGTCGCCGCGGAATTCGGAGCGCTCGCGGCCGGAGGGCGCGCCAGGGACGTCGAGGCGCTCCGAGCCTACGCGAAGAACCTCGGCCTCGCGTTCCAGATCACCGACGACCTCCTCGATTACAGCGGCAACCCCGGGACCACCGGCAAGGACGCGGGGCTCGATCGCGACAAGACGACGTTCGTCAACCTGTGCGGCATCGACGGCGCGCGCCGGCTCGTGGACGAGCTGATCGACGCGTCGGCGGCCGCGCTCCGGCCGTTCGGGCGCCGCGCGGCCCTGCTCCAGGCCCTGGCGGAGCACGTGCGCGGCAGGGACCGCTGA
- a CDS encoding alpha/beta hydrolase yields the protein MESFWRSLPGTVLVVLIIAILTAAGAIGIQTYRATHPPRQADEKSDLGAFLSHVEEVRFRSADGTDLAGWLVRGAPGGSPVVLCHDLGDGKGSLVNLAIALQDAGFTALAFDFRGHGKSGGEGSTLGIAEKRDVLGALDYVSELRDVDARRIGLYGVGLGAHAAVLAAADRPAAKVLVLDGIYPDAGYPLARKVYAGWGFGCRYLGVFPRLAFHLLTDTPARRETATAVLPHLLSRDLLFVAPAGDAALAAEMQRLYASVPEQREVDANLIVLPATRASHLYGEELDRYNRRISEFFEKRLRRR from the coding sequence ATGGAGAGCTTCTGGAGGTCCCTGCCCGGGACCGTTCTCGTCGTCCTGATCATCGCGATCTTGACGGCGGCCGGCGCGATCGGGATCCAGACCTATCGCGCGACGCACCCCCCGCGCCAGGCCGACGAGAAGAGCGACCTCGGAGCGTTCCTCTCGCACGTCGAGGAGGTGCGATTCCGCTCCGCGGACGGCACCGACCTCGCAGGCTGGCTCGTCCGGGGCGCGCCGGGCGGATCGCCGGTCGTGCTGTGCCACGACCTCGGCGACGGCAAGGGCTCGCTGGTGAACCTCGCGATCGCCCTCCAGGACGCCGGGTTCACCGCGCTCGCGTTCGACTTCCGCGGGCACGGCAAGAGCGGGGGAGAAGGCTCGACGCTGGGAATCGCGGAGAAGCGGGACGTCCTCGGTGCCTTGGACTACGTCTCGGAGCTCCGCGACGTGGATGCGCGCCGGATCGGCCTTTACGGCGTCGGCCTCGGCGCCCACGCGGCGGTGCTCGCCGCGGCGGACCGGCCGGCCGCGAAGGTCCTGGTGCTCGACGGGATCTACCCCGACGCGGGCTACCCGCTGGCGCGGAAGGTCTACGCGGGATGGGGGTTCGGCTGCCGGTACCTCGGCGTCTTCCCGCGTCTCGCCTTCCACCTGCTGACGGACACCCCGGCCCGCCGGGAGACCGCCACGGCCGTCCTGCCCCACCTCCTCTCGCGCGACCTTTTGTTCGTCGCGCCGGCGGGCGACGCGGCGCTGGCCGCCGAGATGCAGCGGCTCTACGCGTCGGTTCCGGAGCAGCGCGAGGTGGACGCCAACCTGATCGTCCTGCCCGCCACGCGAGCGAGCCACCTCTACGGCGAGGAGCTGGACCGGTACAATCGCCGGATCTCGGAGTTCTTCGAGAAGAGGCTTCGGCGCCGGTAG